A region of the Kaistia geumhonensis genome:
CTCGCCTGGCTGTGGCCCTATGACGAGACCCGCCGAAAGGCGCGCCGCACCTTCAACACCGCCCTTCAGCTGATGAAGCAGTTCCCGAGCTTCGTCTTCAACCAGTCGACGGCGGCCTATTACGACCAGATCGAGCGCGACGATCCCGAGCTCTTCAAGGCCATCCAGGCCGCGGTGAAGGGCGGCCAGTGGGAAACCATCGGCGCGATGTGGGTCGAGCCCGATACCAACATGCCGACCGGCGAGAGCTTCGTGCGCCAGCTCCTCTACGGGCAGCGCTATTTCGAGGCCAAGTTCGGCACGCGCCACCGCGTCTGCTGGCTGCCGGACTGCTTCGGCTTCTCGGGCGCGCTGCCGCAGCTGCTGCGCCAGGCGGGCGTCGACTCGTTCTTCACGATCAAGGTGAACTGGTCCGAGACCAACCGCTTCCCCTACGACCTGTTCTGGTGGGAAGGCCTCGACGGCAGCCGCGTGCTCGCCCACACCTTCGACAATCCGGTGCATGGCTACAACGGCTCGACCGAGCCGAAGGCGATCATCGGCACCTGGCAGAACTTCCGCGGCAAGACGCTGCATGACGAGAGCCTGCTCGCGGTCGGCCATGGCGACGGCGGCGGCGGCGTGACGCCCGAGATGCTGGAGCGTCAGGCCCAGCTCGCCGATTTCCCGGCCGTTCCGGCGCTGGCGCCGGCGCGCGTCGAGGATTTCTTTGCCCGCGCTCACGAGGGTGTTCCGGCCGATCTGCCGGTCTGGCTCGGCGAGATCTATCTCGAGCTGCACCGCGCGACGCTGACGACGCAGAGCGGCACCAAGAAGAAGCATCGCGAGGCGGAGCGCGCGCTGATCACCGCCGAGACGATCTCCTCGCTCGGAATGCTGCTCGGCGGGGAAAAGCCCGAGAGCCTCGAGACGCACTGGCACGCGGTGCTCAAAAACGAGTTCCACGACATCCTGCCGGGCTCGGGCGTCCGCGAAGTCTATATCGACGCCGAGAACGAGCTGGCCGCCGCCCGCGACGCGGGCATCGCCCGCCAGCAGGAGGCGCTCGCCGCGCTCGTCGCGCAGCTTCCGAAAGGCGAGGCGAAGGACGCAGTCGCGATCGTCAATCCGACGCTCGCTCCGCGCCCCGTGCGCTTCGAGGGCCCGGAGGGCCCGGTCGCGGCAGCCTCGACCGTCGCGCCGCTCGGCATCGCCGTCATCGGCAAGGCCGAGCTTGCACCGGCGGCCGGTCTCACCGTCGCCGAGGACCGGCTCGAGAATGCCCATATCCGGGCGATCATCGGCAAGGACGGCACGGTCGCCAGCCTCATCGACAAGCGCACCGGCCGCGAGGCGCTGGCCGGCCGCGGCAACCAGCTCGTGGCCTATCCGATGGACAAGCCGCGCAACTGGGACGCTTGGGACGTCGAGGACGACTACACGGCGAACGGGCAGGAGCTGACCGAGGTCGAGAGCATTTCCGTTGTCGAGCGCGGTCCGCACCGGGCGGCGATCAAGGTGGTGAAGCGCTTCCGCGACTCCGTCGTGACGCAGACCTACACGCTCTGGGCCAATGCGCCGCGCCTCGACATCAAGACGCATATCGACTGGCACGACCGCCGCGTCCTTCTGCGGACCCTGACGCCGGTGGCCGTTCGCGCCGACCACGCGACCTTCGAATGCGCCTTCGGCATCGTGCGTCGCCCGACCCACAGCAACACCTCGTGGGACGCTGCGAAGTTCGAGGTGCCGGGCCATCGCTTCGTCGATCTCTCGGAGCCGGGCTTCGGCGTCGCGATGCTCAACGACGGTAAGTATGGCCACAGCGCACGCGGCAACACGCTCGGGCTCAGCCTGCTGCGCTCGCCGATCTATCCCGATCCGGTCGCCGACGAAGGCGAGCAGACCTTCACCTATTCGCTGATGCCGCATGGCGGAGACTGGCTCGCGGCGGGCGTGCTGACCGAGGCGGAAGACCTCAACCAGCCGCTGCTCTCCGCCCCGGCGGCGGGCGCTGCGATCGGTACCGTGACGCCTGTCGCGGTCTCGGGTCACAAGGTGGCGCTCGCCGGCCTCAAGCCGGCCGAGGACAGCGCCGACGTGGTCCTGCGCGTCTACGAGCCGGCGGGCGGGCGCGGTGCGCTCGACGTCGCGCCGACCGGTGGCTGGAAGGTCGCCGGCGACGTGAACCTGCTCGAGGAGGCGGTGCAGCGCGAGGGCGATTTCGGCATCCGCCCGTTCGAGGTGCGCAGCCTGCGCCTCACGCGCTGATGCGAGCCGGGCCCCGTGCCCGGCTGACGGACGAATCCGCGGCGCCCGGCCCCTGTTGGCGGCCGGGCGCCGTGCCCTTTGGCTTCTTGCTTCGGCGGGCGTGATGCGGCAAGCAGAGCGCACGATGAACGACCTCACCGGCTCGAATTCCGAGCTCGCCGCGAGCCACAATCGCGGCGTGATCCTGCGCGCCATCCAGCGCCACCAGCCCATCTCGCGCACCGAGCTTGCGCAGCGCTCCGGCCTCACCAAGCAGACCGTGACCCGTATCGCCGAGCGGCTGATCGGCGAGAAGCTCGTGCTCGAGGCCCGGCGACGGCATGGCCAGCCCGGCCAGCCCTCGATCGAACTCGAGATCAACCCCGACGGCTGCCATTCGATCGGCGCCTATATCGCGCGCGACCATGTGGCCGTCGTGGCGATCGACGCATCGGGCGCGGTCCGTGGCCGCATTCACACCGAAGTCGCCTTCGCGCTGCCCGAGCAGGCGATCGGGCTGATCGAGGAGGCGCTGGCGACCTTCAAGCGCCGCCGCACCATCGACGAGCGCCGCCTCGCCGGCCTCGGCATCGCGTTGCCCGACTGGCTCGGCGAGATCCCGTTCCCGGGCATGCCGGCCGCCTATGCGTCCTGGACCGGCTATGACGTGCGCGGCCGCGTGGCGGCCTTCACCGATCTGCCGCTCTATATCGAGAACGACGCCATCGCCGCGGCGATCGGCGAACTCAACTATGGCCTCGGGGTCGAGAGCCGCAGCTTCTTCTACATCTTCATCGGCTCGGGCCTCGGAGGCGCGGTCGTGCTGGATGGCGTCTGCCATCA
Encoded here:
- a CDS encoding alpha-mannosidase, with translation MALTLQQRLDRINVRVEELSFWRERETAPVEGWTFDGEPIALGGFWPRRDGVRKLAATAVVPDHWNLADTRLMLNIGGESLIALSAEGAETERFGLDPNHQEFPVPGKRFAIDIDAVARLPFGEPVREPRLTKAHVALIDKPVHELHLLLMQVFEAATYLGDHEVVPHLIKAAEETFAALDWPSATADYVARTAPQAGQRRIWEMPELRANPDALRQDQRASVVAALEALREKLKALKARYPQQGKLAITGHAHIDLAWLWPYDETRRKARRTFNTALQLMKQFPSFVFNQSTAAYYDQIERDDPELFKAIQAAVKGGQWETIGAMWVEPDTNMPTGESFVRQLLYGQRYFEAKFGTRHRVCWLPDCFGFSGALPQLLRQAGVDSFFTIKVNWSETNRFPYDLFWWEGLDGSRVLAHTFDNPVHGYNGSTEPKAIIGTWQNFRGKTLHDESLLAVGHGDGGGGVTPEMLERQAQLADFPAVPALAPARVEDFFARAHEGVPADLPVWLGEIYLELHRATLTTQSGTKKKHREAERALITAETISSLGMLLGGEKPESLETHWHAVLKNEFHDILPGSGVREVYIDAENELAAARDAGIARQQEALAALVAQLPKGEAKDAVAIVNPTLAPRPVRFEGPEGPVAAASTVAPLGIAVIGKAELAPAAGLTVAEDRLENAHIRAIIGKDGTVASLIDKRTGREALAGRGNQLVAYPMDKPRNWDAWDVEDDYTANGQELTEVESISVVERGPHRAAIKVVKRFRDSVVTQTYTLWANAPRLDIKTHIDWHDRRVLLRTLTPVAVRADHATFECAFGIVRRPTHSNTSWDAAKFEVPGHRFVDLSEPGFGVAMLNDGKYGHSARGNTLGLSLLRSPIYPDPVADEGEQTFTYSLMPHGGDWLAAGVLTEAEDLNQPLLSAPAAGAAIGTVTPVAVSGHKVALAGLKPAEDSADVVLRVYEPAGGRGALDVAPTGGWKVAGDVNLLEEAVQREGDFGIRPFEVRSLRLTR
- a CDS encoding ROK family transcriptional regulator, which gives rise to MNDLTGSNSELAASHNRGVILRAIQRHQPISRTELAQRSGLTKQTVTRIAERLIGEKLVLEARRRHGQPGQPSIELEINPDGCHSIGAYIARDHVAVVAIDASGAVRGRIHTEVAFALPEQAIGLIEEALATFKRRRTIDERRLAGLGIALPDWLGEIPFPGMPAAYASWTGYDVRGRVAAFTDLPLYIENDAIAAAIGELNYGLGVESRSFFYIFIGSGLGGAVVLDGVCHHGVTGLSGEIGWLPTLVADMPEGSRIQPLGQLVSLYVLYEFMAAHGITITAPAELLSLDLRGRALVSDWLRRAARYIADAAIHIGLLIDPDAVLIGGRLPVRLLDEMLSYVSEYLARDPRPAPAIHRAAGSEDATALGAATMPLAEVLRLESYDPAQRTRLPLTGLPPAGPVMPGWAETFGRREEA